A portion of the Chaetodon trifascialis isolate fChaTrf1 chromosome 7, fChaTrf1.hap1, whole genome shotgun sequence genome contains these proteins:
- the LOC139334113 gene encoding protein tyrosine phosphatase type IVA 3, translating to MNRPAPVELCHKNMRFLITHNPTDSTLSSFIEDLKHYGATTVVRVCDITYDKTPLEKDGINVVDWPFDDGAPPPSKLVDDWLSLLKKKFQEDPGCCVAVHCVAGLGRAPVLVALALIESGMKYEDAIQLIRQKRRGAINSKQLTYLEKYRSKQRLRFKESHAHKNKCCTM from the exons ATGAACCGTCCCGCTCCAGTGGAACTGTGCCACAAGAACATGAGGTTCCTTATCACACACAACCCCACAGACAGCACACTCAGCTCCTTCATAGAG GATCTGAAGCACTACGGTGCGACCACAGTTGTTCGAGTGTGTGATATCACCTATGATAAAACGCCGTTGGAGAAAGACGGCATCAATGTAGTG GATTGGCCGTTTGATGATGGAGCCCCGCCCCCTAGTAAGCTGGTTGATGATTGGTTGAGtctgctgaagaagaagttTCAGGAGGATCCAGGATGCTGTGTGGCTGTTCATTGCGTGGCTGGACTGGGGAG GGCTCCTGTGCTGGTTGCTCTGGCTCTGATAGAGAGTGGAATGAAGTATGAAGATGCCATTCAACTCATCAGaca gaaGCGTCGGGGAGCCATCAACAGTAAACAGCTCACCTACCTGGAGAAATATCGATCCAAGCAGAGACTCCGCTTCAAAGAATCTCACGCACACAAGAACAAGTGTTGCaccatgtga